One stretch of Methyloversatilis sp. RAC08 DNA includes these proteins:
- a CDS encoding DUF4124 domain-containing protein, giving the protein MRYVSLYIAALISFSTIATADTVHRWKDENGVINYGYTPPAGVRSTPVPTVDPLKVTRPPGATADVQAAPVSPANLDRSAVRDEVEQALRQQSANQAAEAREQEENARLAARKRCEAQRRVDCDDPAVLDDSLYGVPPRIVRRHFPTQPLYPPIRPPAQPAERPMLMRKLP; this is encoded by the coding sequence CGACCGCCGACACGGTGCATCGCTGGAAGGACGAGAACGGCGTGATCAACTACGGCTACACGCCGCCGGCCGGCGTGCGCTCGACGCCGGTGCCGACGGTGGATCCGCTGAAAGTGACGCGGCCGCCGGGCGCGACGGCCGATGTACAGGCTGCGCCCGTGTCACCGGCGAATCTTGATCGAAGCGCGGTACGCGATGAAGTCGAACAGGCGCTGCGCCAGCAGTCAGCCAACCAGGCCGCGGAAGCCCGCGAGCAGGAAGAAAACGCCCGCCTCGCGGCGCGAAAGCGCTGTGAAGCGCAGCGCAGGGTGGATTGCGACGATCCGGCGGTGCTCGACGACAGTCTGTACGGCGTGCCGCCACGCATCGTGCGGCGCCATTTCCCGACCCAGCCGCTGTACCCGCCGATCCGCCCCCCCGCGCAACCGGCCGAGCGGCCCATGTTGATGCGGAAGTTGCCGTAA
- a CDS encoding glutamate synthase subunit beta yields the protein MGKSTGFLEFQRLSEASLPVAERVHNYREFVLHLSDEEAKVQGARCMDCGIPFCNSGCPVNNIIPDFNDLVYRQDWKQAIDVLHSTNNFPEFTGRICPAPCEAACTLTINSDAVGIKSIEHAIIDKAWEMGWVVPQPPAVKTGRKVAVVGSGPAGLAVAQQLARVGHDVTVFEKNNRVGGLLRYGIPDFKMEKSHIDRRVAQMEAEGVTFRTGVRIGDLPEGSPVHSDAATVISPAQLNAEFDAVVLAGGAEQPRDLPVPGRDLDGVHFAMDFLPLQNRVVAGDTVPNQIMATGKHVVVIGGGDTGSDCVGTSNRHGAASVSQFELLPQPPETENKPLVWPYWPVKLRTSSSHEEGCERDWAVATKEFIGENGKVKKLKAVRVEWKDGRMQEVPGSETLMDADLVLLAMGFVSPAASILDSFGVEKDSRGNARATTDGDGCYATSVPKVFAAGDMRRGQSLVVWAIREGRQCAREVDQFLMGSSTLPR from the coding sequence ATGGGAAAGTCCACCGGTTTTCTTGAATTCCAGCGCCTGTCCGAGGCGTCGCTGCCGGTCGCCGAGCGCGTCCACAACTACCGCGAATTCGTGCTCCACCTGAGCGACGAAGAAGCCAAGGTTCAGGGGGCACGCTGCATGGATTGCGGCATCCCGTTCTGCAACAGCGGCTGCCCGGTCAACAACATCATTCCCGACTTCAATGACCTGGTGTATCGCCAGGACTGGAAGCAGGCGATCGATGTGCTGCATTCGACCAACAACTTCCCGGAATTCACCGGCCGCATCTGCCCGGCGCCGTGCGAAGCCGCCTGTACGCTGACCATCAACAGCGACGCGGTGGGCATCAAGTCGATCGAGCACGCCATCATCGACAAGGCCTGGGAAATGGGCTGGGTCGTGCCGCAGCCGCCGGCCGTCAAGACCGGCAGGAAGGTGGCTGTCGTGGGTTCCGGCCCGGCGGGTCTGGCGGTGGCGCAGCAACTGGCGCGTGTCGGTCACGACGTGACCGTGTTCGAGAAGAACAATCGCGTCGGCGGCCTGCTGCGTTACGGCATCCCCGACTTCAAGATGGAAAAGTCGCACATCGACCGTCGCGTCGCGCAGATGGAAGCCGAGGGCGTCACCTTCCGCACCGGCGTGCGCATCGGTGATCTGCCTGAAGGTTCGCCGGTGCACAGCGACGCCGCAACCGTCATCAGCCCGGCGCAGTTGAACGCCGAGTTCGACGCCGTCGTGCTGGCCGGCGGTGCCGAGCAGCCGCGCGATCTGCCGGTGCCGGGGCGCGACCTCGATGGCGTGCATTTCGCGATGGACTTCCTGCCGCTGCAGAACCGCGTGGTCGCCGGCGACACCGTACCGAACCAGATCATGGCAACCGGCAAGCACGTGGTCGTGATCGGCGGCGGCGACACCGGTTCGGACTGCGTCGGCACGTCGAACCGCCACGGCGCAGCCAGCGTCAGCCAGTTCGAACTGCTGCCGCAGCCGCCGGAAACCGAAAACAAGCCGCTGGTGTGGCCGTACTGGCCGGTCAAGCTGCGTACATCCTCGAGCCACGAAGAAGGCTGCGAGCGTGACTGGGCGGTCGCGACCAAGGAATTCATCGGCGAGAACGGCAAGGTCAAGAAGCTCAAGGCCGTGCGCGTCGAGTGGAAAGACGGCCGCATGCAGGAAGTGCCCGGCTCGGAAACCCTGATGGACGCCGATCTCGTGCTGCTTGCGATGGGTTTCGTCAGCCCGGCCGCCAGCATCCTCGACAGCTTCGGCGTCGAGAAGGACAGCCGTGGCAACGCCAGGGCCACGACCGACGGTGACGGCTGCTACGCGACCAGCGTGCCCAAGGTGTTCGCCGCCGGCGACATGCGTCGCGGCCAGTCGCTCGTCGTGTGGGCGATCCGTGAAGGTCGTCAGTGCGCCCGCGAAGTAGACCAGTTCCTGATGGGTTCATCGACCCTGCCACGCTGA